In Ostrea edulis chromosome 6, xbOstEdul1.1, whole genome shotgun sequence, a single window of DNA contains:
- the LOC125646152 gene encoding uncharacterized protein LOC125646152, giving the protein MVKWNKDHVFHSSRLQIFFYLVDKTTSRSNITYMRDYLIDCFSSPQHKHLLQFYKTDEIAMALNTLYDKRNKKNFTEVVFRGVPYADFDPSGHWSTWSLIRMFEGSLILSASMSPVLVKTTTSHEEDYILLRQHCKVSPRYYQDITIYSDFNPKILFRCQEVGRTSLSTKLKLYNLSSEHVYATNLRKLVNFNSRTKKPVPNNPYYLEQAERINDTKPKHAWLPFPDKVPSRVFSMQMSPLFSDTDFMNHVNNSSYVRFCLDCFAYAAKSNFYSHFEADCCYPVLEIDIQYLDESYANDTLQITTWQSETDIGDLFFIISREHKVIVKTFLRFGVTKLDKTSFIYSKM; this is encoded by the exons ATGGTTAAATGGAACAAGGACCACGTTTTTCATTCATCTAGattgcaaatttttttttatctggttGACAAAACTACGTCACGAAGTAATATCACTTATATGAGAGATTACCTCATAGATTGCTTTAGTTCTCCACAACACAAACATTTGCTCCAGTTCTACAAAACAGATGAAATAGCAATGGCTCTTAATACGCTCTACGACAAAAGAAACAAGAAAAATTTTACAGAAGTAGTGTTTCGCGGCGTACCCTATGCGGATTTTGATCCATCAG GCCATTGGAGCACCTGGTCCTTGATAAGAATGTTTGAAGGTTCTTTAATTCTTTCCGCATCTATGTCACCTGTTCTTGTGAAGACAACTACATCTCATGAAGAGGATTACATCCTATTGCGTCAGCACTGCAAAGTCAGTCCACGATACTACCAAGACATTACCATTTACTCGGACTTCAACCCAAAGATACTTTTTAGATGTCAAGAGGTTGGACGGACATCCCTCAGCACGAAATTAAAATTATACAATCTGAGCTCAGAGCATGTCTACGCAACAAATTTGAGGAAATTGGTCAACTTCAACTCTAGAACAAAGAAACCTGTACCAAACAATCCATATTATCTTGAACAAGCGGAAAGAATTAATGACACAAAACCGAAGCACGCATGGCTCCCGTTTCCAGATAAAGTTCCGTCGAGAGTATTCAGCATGCAAATGTCTCCACTTTTCAGTGACACAGACTTTATGAATCACGTTAATAACTCTTCGTACGTACGATTTTGCTTAGACTGTTTCGCATACGCTGCAAAGTCAAATTTCTATAGCCATTTTGAGGCAGACTGTTGCTACCCGGTGCTTGAAATTGACATTCAGTATTTGGATGAAAGTTATGCCAACGACACACTGCAAATTACAACATGGCAAAGCGAAACTGACATTGGTGACCTGTTCTTTATAATAAGTCGTGAGCACAAAGTGATAGTCAAAACTTTTCTTCGATTTGGAGTCACGAAACTGGACAAAACTAGCTTTATATATTCAAAAATGTAG